A genomic stretch from Dissulfurispira thermophila includes:
- the hisD gene encoding histidinol dehydrogenase, with amino-acid sequence MKVLKDNKEISSFLKLLRKRASGVSYEIQCTVKNILAEVRKKGDTALNKYTHKFDKHDLPIKIKTSDIAKYAKNADKKVIKALELSAKRIWDFHKKQEEKSWSFKKYGVILGQIIMPLERVGIYVPGGKASYPSTVLMNVIPAQVAGVDEIALCVPTPDGETNPYVMAAIEMLGIKEVYRIGGAQAIGAMAYGTESIKKVDKIVGPGNIYVALAKKMVFGEVDIDMIAGPSEILIIADKTANAAFVAADILSQAEHDELASSILITNSEVLAERVIQELNTQLNGLKRKDIARKSLKKFGAIIKTKDIREAINIANEIAPEHLEIMTENPAHIVKMIKNAGAVFLGQWTPEPLGDYSAGPNHTLPTGGTARFSSPLGVYDFIKRTSLLQFDKKGFMILSDAVEAIANIEGLEAHANTIRIRRGGV; translated from the coding sequence ATGAAAGTCCTTAAAGATAATAAAGAAATATCATCATTCCTCAAACTTCTCAGAAAAAGGGCATCAGGTGTAAGCTATGAAATACAATGCACTGTAAAGAATATCCTCGCTGAAGTGAGAAAAAAAGGCGATACTGCTTTAAATAAATATACGCACAAGTTCGATAAACATGACCTCCCTATAAAGATTAAAACCTCTGACATAGCAAAATATGCTAAGAATGCAGACAAGAAAGTCATTAAGGCATTAGAATTGTCAGCAAAAAGAATATGGGATTTTCACAAGAAACAGGAAGAAAAATCATGGTCATTTAAAAAATATGGCGTCATCCTTGGACAAATAATTATGCCTTTAGAAAGGGTGGGTATTTATGTGCCGGGGGGCAAGGCATCATACCCCTCAACTGTATTGATGAATGTTATTCCCGCTCAGGTTGCTGGTGTTGATGAAATAGCCCTTTGCGTTCCAACTCCTGATGGAGAAACCAATCCATATGTTATGGCAGCAATAGAGATGCTTGGCATCAAGGAAGTTTACAGGATTGGAGGTGCTCAAGCAATTGGTGCAATGGCATATGGCACAGAGAGCATAAAAAAAGTAGATAAGATCGTTGGCCCTGGAAATATCTATGTTGCCCTTGCAAAAAAAATGGTATTTGGAGAGGTTGACATAGACATGATTGCAGGACCAAGTGAAATATTAATAATCGCAGATAAGACTGCAAATGCTGCCTTTGTCGCTGCTGATATATTAAGTCAGGCAGAGCACGATGAGCTTGCATCCAGTATATTAATAACTAATTCAGAAGTTCTTGCAGAGAGGGTGATTCAGGAATTGAATACTCAACTCAATGGATTGAAAAGAAAAGACATAGCAAGAAAATCACTAAAAAAATTTGGAGCTATAATCAAAACAAAAGATATTAGAGAGGCTATAAATATAGCAAATGAGATTGCACCCGAACACCTCGAAATCATGACAGAAAACCCAGCACATATTGTCAAAATGATTAAAAATGCTGGTGCTGTATTTCTTGGGCAGTGGACACCTGAGCCTTTAGGAGATTACTCAGCAGGTCCAAATCATACACTGCCCACAGGGGGCACAGCGAGATTCTCATCTCCTCTTGGAGTCTATGATTTCATAAAAAGAACAAGCCTCTTGCAATTTGATAAAAAAGGGTTTATGATCTTATCAGATGCTGTGGAGGCAATTGCCAACATAGAAGGACTTGAGGCACATGCCAATACAATTAGAATAAGAAGAGGAGGTGTTTGA
- the acs gene encoding acetate--CoA ligase, which yields MSKEGIDVLLAEKRTFPPPKEFSEKAHIKSMKDYESIYKRSVEDPEGFWSEMAEKNLTWFKKWDKVLEWSFEKPEIKWFMGGKLNASYNCLDRFIKTPIRNKAAIIWEMDSGGYRTYTYQQLYYEVNRFANILKKHGVKKGDRVTIYLPMIPELVIAMLACARIGAIHSIVFGGFSAQALRDRIQDCQAKLLITADRGVRGGRFVPLKANADEALHECPNVEKVIVVKRTDPAIDMEPNRDIWWHEEMAAHDIANYCEPEWMDAEDPLFILYTSGSTGKPKGVLHTTGGYMLFTNLTFKWIFDYHDEDIHFCTADIGWVTGHSYIVYGPLSNGATSLMFEGVPTYPNPGRFWEICDKHRVNIFYTAPTAIRALMREGESWVTRYDLSSLRLLGTVGEPINPEAWMWYHTYVGKGKLPIVDTWWQTETGGILITPLPGAMTLKPGSANRPFPGVVPVILKENGSPASVNEGGYLVIEKPWPGMIRGTYGDPENKRVKEVYFSRFPGKYFTGDGARIDEDGDYWLMGRIDDVINISGHRLGTAEVESALVSHEAVAEAAVVGYPHEIKGEGIYVYVTLKEGYQPSDDLKKILVGHVRTVIGPIATPDKLQFAPGLPKTRSGKIMRRILRKIAKGDVDDLGDVSTLADPSVVDELLKGRL from the coding sequence ATGTCAAAGGAAGGGATTGACGTCTTACTTGCTGAGAAGCGGACTTTTCCACCACCAAAAGAATTCAGTGAAAAGGCGCACATCAAGAGCATGAAAGACTACGAGTCTATTTACAAAAGGTCTGTTGAAGACCCAGAAGGCTTCTGGTCAGAGATGGCTGAGAAAAATCTGACATGGTTCAAGAAATGGGACAAGGTCTTAGAGTGGAGCTTTGAAAAACCTGAAATAAAATGGTTTATGGGCGGAAAACTCAATGCATCATATAATTGTCTTGACAGGTTTATAAAAACTCCCATAAGAAATAAGGCTGCAATAATATGGGAGATGGACAGTGGAGGCTATAGGACATATACTTATCAGCAGCTCTATTACGAAGTAAATAGATTTGCAAATATCCTTAAAAAGCATGGTGTGAAAAAAGGCGATAGAGTAACTATATATCTTCCAATGATACCTGAGCTTGTGATAGCAATGCTTGCATGTGCAAGGATAGGAGCAATCCACAGTATAGTGTTTGGAGGATTTAGCGCACAGGCATTAAGAGATAGAATACAAGACTGCCAGGCAAAACTCCTTATTACTGCAGATAGAGGTGTTAGGGGCGGGAGGTTTGTTCCACTCAAGGCAAATGCAGATGAAGCACTCCATGAATGTCCAAATGTAGAAAAGGTGATAGTGGTAAAAAGAACTGACCCCGCCATAGATATGGAGCCAAACAGAGATATATGGTGGCATGAGGAAATGGCTGCCCATGATATAGCAAATTACTGTGAGCCTGAGTGGATGGATGCAGAAGACCCCTTGTTTATTCTTTACACTTCAGGCTCTACAGGGAAACCAAAAGGTGTCCTTCATACAACAGGCGGCTATATGTTATTTACAAACCTCACTTTTAAATGGATATTCGACTATCACGATGAAGATATACACTTCTGCACTGCAGATATAGGATGGGTAACAGGACATAGTTACATTGTTTACGGACCCCTGAGCAATGGAGCAACAAGCCTGATGTTTGAAGGGGTGCCAACATATCCCAATCCCGGAAGATTCTGGGAGATTTGTGATAAACATAGAGTAAATATCTTCTATACTGCGCCAACAGCAATAAGAGCTCTCATGAGAGAAGGCGAAAGCTGGGTAACAAGATATGACCTATCCTCATTAAGATTGCTCGGAACAGTGGGTGAACCAATAAACCCCGAGGCATGGATGTGGTATCACACATATGTTGGAAAAGGTAAGCTCCCTATAGTTGATACATGGTGGCAGACAGAAACAGGGGGGATACTCATAACTCCCCTTCCAGGCGCAATGACTCTGAAACCAGGCTCAGCAAATAGACCGTTCCCCGGCGTAGTTCCTGTAATTCTGAAAGAAAACGGCTCTCCGGCTAGTGTTAATGAAGGAGGATATCTTGTAATAGAAAAACCCTGGCCAGGAATGATAAGGGGGACATATGGAGACCCTGAAAACAAGAGAGTAAAAGAGGTCTATTTTTCGAGATTTCCGGGCAAATACTTCACAGGTGATGGTGCAAGGATTGATGAAGACGGTGATTACTGGCTTATGGGAAGAATAGATGATGTCATTAATATTTCTGGGCACAGACTTGGCACTGCTGAGGTAGAGTCAGCACTTGTTAGCCATGAGGCTGTTGCAGAGGCAGCAGTTGTGGGGTATCCACATGAGATAAAAGGCGAAGGTATATATGTATATGTAACACTTAAAGAAGGATACCAACCATCTGATGACTTAAAAAAGATCCTTGTTGGACATGTAAGAACAGTGATTGGTCCAATTGCAACACCTGACAAGCTCCAATTTGCACCGGGACTTCCAAAGACAAGAAGTGGAAAGATAATGAGGAGGATACTCAGGAAGATTGCAAAGGGTGATGTAGATGACCTTGGAGATGTCTCCACTCTCGCAGACCCATCGGTTGTAGATGAGTTACTAAAAGGAAGACTGTAA